A region of Micromonospora chokoriensis DNA encodes the following proteins:
- a CDS encoding DUF6357 family protein, translating to MIREAGELKLKLAAGADANHEPREFTVPISEAHLAVIREDLPRHLLLWSAVLPLCEAAGTEGRLDETARRR from the coding sequence GTGATCCGCGAGGCGGGCGAGCTGAAGCTGAAGCTCGCCGCCGGGGCCGACGCCAACCACGAGCCCCGGGAGTTCACGGTCCCGATCTCCGAGGCCCATCTCGCGGTGATCCGGGAGGACCTGCCCAGACACCTCCTGCTGTGGAGTGCCGTCCTGCCCCTGTGCGAGGCCGCCGGCACCGAGGGTCGGCTCGACGAGACCGCGCGTCGTCGGTGA
- a CDS encoding helix-turn-helix domain-containing protein, with product MTSDDLPIGRRVARWRVRRSMTQQMLADRLRRSKSWVDKIERGARTLDRYSVIQELAHVLRVEPEVLLGQPQSTPAGTPDGVDDIRAALARYDSPEVPPQTDELRRQVGHAWLTYQHAHYGQLVRVVPGLLDAARAAQRAEVLVQAYRITSSVLVKLDEADLAWLAADRAMSAAGDDPILAASATISVAEALRANKRNPLALKAALPTANRLLPARSHPVDHEVGGSGGDQLARQPHDQRGGGGGAFAAAGSPGEWAVGGTLLVQAALAASGCGEYRRADELIERAAGVAASLRGYDDTHRTSFGPVAVELARVLVAAQRGDAAEVLRRHSSVVRREGWRRLPAEYRGAYLVDVARAYLHLGDVRGAARALVDADSVAPAEVRCRASARTVIADVARAQPAPAGVARLATLVGLTR from the coding sequence GTGACCAGCGATGACCTCCCGATCGGTCGTCGGGTGGCCCGGTGGCGGGTACGGCGGTCGATGACGCAGCAGATGCTTGCCGACCGGCTGCGCAGGTCGAAGAGCTGGGTGGACAAGATCGAGCGGGGTGCCCGCACCCTGGACCGGTACTCGGTGATCCAGGAGTTGGCCCACGTCCTGCGGGTGGAGCCGGAGGTGCTGCTTGGCCAGCCGCAGAGCACTCCGGCGGGCACGCCGGACGGGGTGGATGACATCCGGGCCGCGCTCGCCCGCTACGACAGCCCGGAGGTTCCACCGCAGACGGATGAGCTGCGACGGCAGGTCGGGCATGCGTGGTTGACCTACCAGCATGCGCACTACGGGCAGTTGGTGCGGGTGGTGCCGGGTCTGCTCGACGCCGCTCGGGCCGCGCAGAGAGCAGAGGTGCTGGTGCAGGCGTACCGGATCACCTCGTCCGTACTGGTGAAGCTCGACGAGGCCGACCTGGCGTGGCTGGCCGCCGACCGCGCGATGTCCGCCGCCGGCGACGACCCGATCCTGGCGGCAAGCGCGACCATTTCGGTAGCCGAGGCCCTCCGGGCCAACAAGCGCAACCCCCTGGCCCTGAAAGCGGCCCTCCCAACAGCCAACCGCCTCCTCCCGGCCCGGTCCCACCCCGTTGATCATGAGGTTGGCGGGTCTGGTGGAGATCAACTCGCCCGTCAACCTCATGATCAACGCGGCGGGGGCGGGGGTGCGTTCGCGGCGGCGGGGTCGCCGGGGGAGTGGGCGGTGGGTGGGACGTTGTTGGTGCAGGCCGCGCTGGCCGCCTCTGGGTGCGGCGAGTACCGCCGCGCCGACGAGCTGATCGAGCGGGCTGCGGGCGTCGCCGCCAGCCTGCGGGGGTACGACGACACTCACCGCACCAGCTTCGGGCCGGTCGCCGTCGAGCTGGCTCGGGTTCTCGTTGCGGCACAACGTGGTGACGCCGCAGAGGTGTTACGGAGGCACTCAAGCGTCGTGCGGCGGGAGGGGTGGCGGCGGTTGCCGGCCGAGTATCGGGGTGCGTACCTGGTCGACGTCGCGCGGGCGTACCTGCACCTGGGCGACGTGCGCGGGGCGGCACGGGCCCTGGTGGACGCGGACAGTGTCGCGCCGGCTGAGGTTCGGTGCCGGGCGTCGGCGCGTACCGTCATCGCGGATGTCGCCCGCGCGCAGCCAGCGCCGGCCGGCGTGGCGCGACTGGCGACGCTGGTCGGCCTCACCCGGTGA
- a CDS encoding aldehyde dehydrogenase → MAAAILRLTEEPAPPMRLLLGSSTPSHLKESNMTVRDKLYIGGSWVTPSAPELMLDILSPHDQSVLGRVAQAAPADIDKAVAAARAAFDHGPWPRTSPKERQDVVRRYDALRTARADEIAAAISRENGSAGWFTAVGQPFLTRQTNAYLQAAEEFGWEEIVAPSDPSVAFDTIVRREAIGVVAAVIPWNSPFSAATAKLIPALLAGNTVVLKVSPENSLSMMLLADLWHEAGLPDGVLSVLPADRETSEHLVSHADVDKISFTGSTRAGRRIAAIAGQQLKRVGLELGGKSAALILDDADLAAAMQGLRFGSLGNNGEACILQTRILAPRSRYEEVVTAVKDMVESLKVGDPAASDTFIGPMIRRDQQQRVIDYITIGIEDGARLVTGGPQIPAGLEKGNYVTPTVFADVDNGMRIAQEEIFGPVLVVIAYDDDDDAVRIANDSDYGLSGGVWSADVARALAVARRLRTGTVTLNGSPISFDGPFGGYKASGLGREYGTVGLTGYVEHKSITRSR, encoded by the coding sequence ATGGCCGCCGCGATCCTGAGGCTCACCGAAGAGCCGGCGCCGCCGATGCGGCTTCTGCTCGGCTCCTCCACCCCTTCTCATCTCAAGGAATCAAACATGACTGTGCGCGACAAGCTCTACATCGGTGGTTCCTGGGTGACTCCCAGCGCGCCGGAGCTGATGCTCGACATCCTGTCCCCGCACGACCAGTCGGTGCTCGGCCGCGTGGCGCAGGCCGCACCGGCCGACATCGACAAGGCTGTCGCCGCCGCGCGCGCGGCGTTCGACCACGGTCCGTGGCCGCGCACCTCGCCGAAGGAGCGCCAAGACGTCGTGCGTCGTTACGACGCGCTGCGTACCGCCCGGGCGGACGAGATCGCCGCGGCGATCTCCAGGGAGAACGGCTCGGCAGGCTGGTTCACCGCGGTCGGTCAACCCTTCCTGACCCGTCAGACCAACGCCTACCTCCAGGCAGCCGAGGAGTTCGGCTGGGAGGAGATCGTCGCGCCGTCCGACCCTTCGGTGGCCTTCGACACCATCGTCCGGCGCGAGGCGATCGGTGTGGTCGCCGCGGTCATCCCGTGGAACTCCCCGTTCTCCGCCGCCACCGCGAAGCTGATCCCGGCTCTGCTGGCGGGCAACACCGTCGTACTCAAGGTCTCCCCGGAGAACTCGCTGAGCATGATGCTGCTGGCGGACCTCTGGCACGAGGCCGGGCTGCCCGACGGCGTCCTCAGTGTGCTCCCGGCGGACCGGGAGACCAGCGAGCACCTCGTCTCGCACGCCGACGTCGACAAGATCTCCTTCACCGGCTCGACCCGCGCCGGCCGGCGGATCGCGGCGATCGCCGGGCAGCAACTCAAGCGCGTCGGTCTGGAACTGGGCGGCAAGTCCGCCGCACTGATTCTGGACGACGCGGACCTGGCCGCCGCGATGCAGGGCCTGCGGTTCGGATCGCTGGGCAACAACGGCGAGGCGTGCATCCTGCAGACCCGCATCCTGGCTCCACGCAGCCGTTACGAGGAGGTCGTCACCGCCGTGAAGGACATGGTCGAGTCGCTGAAGGTCGGCGACCCCGCCGCATCCGACACCTTCATCGGCCCGATGATCCGCCGCGACCAGCAGCAGCGTGTCATCGACTACATCACCATCGGCATCGAGGACGGCGCACGTCTGGTGACCGGCGGCCCGCAGATCCCCGCCGGCCTGGAGAAGGGCAACTACGTCACCCCGACCGTGTTCGCCGACGTCGACAACGGCATGCGCATCGCGCAGGAGGAGATTTTCGGCCCGGTCCTGGTCGTCATCGCCTACGACGACGATGACGACGCCGTGCGGATCGCCAACGACTCCGATTACGGCCTGTCCGGCGGAGTCTGGTCCGCGGACGTCGCCCGCGCCCTGGCCGTCGCCCGCCGGCTGCGTACGGGCACCGTCACGCTGAACGGCTCGCCGATCAGCTTCGACGGTCCCTTCGGTGGCTACAAGGCCAGCGGTCTCGGCCGCGAGTACGGCACGGTCGGCCTGACCGGCTACGTCGAGCACAAGTCGATCACCCGCAGCCGGTAG
- a CDS encoding DUF6355 family natural product biosynthesis protein: MTAVLGALTLSGTVAQASPGAGSRLSQPETTAVSEQAKPGSDFAPQVCGYYEDAVTAWYNHCGSTHVIIYVDATWPRNDWSWCIGPGTWDIGGANAVSNAWYSGQTC; the protein is encoded by the coding sequence GTGACCGCGGTCCTCGGCGCACTCACCCTGTCCGGGACCGTGGCACAGGCAAGTCCGGGTGCCGGCTCCCGCCTGTCCCAACCCGAAACCACAGCGGTTTCGGAGCAGGCCAAGCCCGGCAGCGACTTCGCCCCGCAGGTTTGCGGCTACTACGAAGACGCGGTGACGGCCTGGTACAACCACTGCGGGAGCACCCATGTGATCATCTACGTCGACGCGACGTGGCCCCGCAACGACTGGAGCTGGTGCATCGGCCCGGGAACGTGGGACATCGGCGGCGCCAACGCCGTATCCAACGCCTGGTACTCGGGTCAAACGTGTTGA
- a CDS encoding helix-turn-helix domain-containing protein, with the protein MVKRSDTIGARIRYWRMRRGGMTQAVLAGLAGVTQSYVSQVESGRKTIDRRSTLVALAAALQVTVADLLGQGTESGDPAREGAAECVPTIWSALIEIEDGERRLSTYTAERLADEIARADQLRNACNYPALARILPVLLLEAAALGGTALAQVAYLASTCLRHLGYRHLALSAARVSVSAAEGVEDRAWIGASRFVYAQSLPIESARLAARSADRSLEELQGDAADVRVRQMLGQLHLMAALASTVDARPDVARDHLAEAAREAASLGDPADGGGFNGCCFGPTNVGLWKMSIAAEQGESGKVIELSRAIRPQVLKASNRQLSYWLDIGRALADGGRRDVEALAAFVQAERAAPIPFAINPLARDAVVTLAQRAQRRAIPDELRLLAGRIGINLAE; encoded by the coding sequence ATGGTGAAGAGGTCAGACACCATCGGTGCCAGGATCCGGTACTGGCGAATGCGCCGTGGTGGGATGACTCAGGCTGTCCTCGCTGGGCTTGCTGGCGTCACCCAATCGTACGTGTCGCAGGTGGAGTCCGGCCGAAAGACGATCGACCGCCGCTCCACTCTGGTCGCTCTTGCTGCTGCACTCCAGGTCACGGTGGCTGACCTGCTTGGCCAGGGCACCGAATCCGGGGATCCGGCCCGCGAGGGCGCCGCCGAGTGTGTTCCGACGATCTGGTCGGCCCTGATCGAGATCGAGGATGGCGAGCGCCGCCTATCGACCTACACAGCGGAACGCCTCGCGGACGAGATCGCCCGCGCTGATCAGCTCCGCAATGCCTGCAACTACCCGGCCTTGGCCCGTATCCTCCCGGTCCTGCTGCTCGAAGCTGCCGCCCTGGGTGGGACGGCGCTCGCCCAGGTCGCCTATCTGGCCTCCACCTGCCTTCGGCACCTGGGCTACCGCCATCTGGCCCTCAGTGCCGCCCGGGTTTCGGTTTCGGCTGCCGAGGGCGTCGAGGACCGAGCGTGGATCGGTGCGTCCCGGTTCGTGTACGCGCAGAGCTTGCCCATCGAGTCAGCCCGCTTGGCGGCGAGGTCCGCTGACCGGTCGCTGGAGGAGTTGCAAGGAGATGCCGCCGACGTACGGGTACGGCAGATGCTCGGTCAGCTCCACCTCATGGCTGCGCTGGCCTCGACCGTGGACGCTCGCCCGGATGTTGCTCGTGACCACCTTGCGGAGGCAGCGCGCGAGGCGGCGAGTCTCGGAGACCCGGCCGACGGCGGCGGCTTCAACGGTTGCTGTTTCGGGCCGACGAATGTCGGGCTTTGGAAGATGTCAATCGCCGCCGAGCAGGGCGAGTCCGGCAAGGTGATCGAGCTGTCCAGGGCGATCCGACCGCAGGTGCTTAAGGCGTCGAATCGCCAACTGTCGTACTGGCTCGACATCGGGCGAGCGCTCGCGGATGGCGGTCGTCGTGATGTCGAAGCCCTCGCCGCATTCGTGCAGGCTGAGCGGGCCGCGCCGATCCCGTTCGCCATCAACCCTCTCGCCCGGGACGCAGTGGTGACTCTCGCTCAGCGTGCCCAGCGCCGAGCCATCCCCGACGAGTTGCGCCTGCTTGCCGGCCGTATCGGCATCAACCTGGCCGAATAA
- the treZ gene encoding malto-oligosyltrehalose trehalohydrolase, translated as MTEFSVWAPDATRVRLRLAGDTDHEMNAAADGWWRVDVPDAGPDYSFLLNDDETPLPDPRSPWQPAGVHGPSRRYDHLAFQWSDSSWTGRQLPGSILYELHIGTFTPEGTFDAAIDRLDHLVNLGVDLIELLPVNAFNGEHNWGYDGVCWYAPHEPYGGPDGLKRFVDAAHAKGLGVILDVVYNHFGPSGAYAPRFGPYLAEQSNSWGRSINLDGPHSDEVRRYIIDSVLMWLRDYHVDGLRLDAVHALPDTRAVPLLEELAVSVESLSTHLGRPLSLIAESDLNDPRLITPREAGGFGLHAQWNDDAHHALHTLLTGERQGYYGDFGSLETLSDVLTGGFFHAGTWSSFRNRHHGRPLDARVPGHRLVAYLQNHDQIGNRATGDRISASLSPALVRVGAVLLLTAPFTPMLFMGEEWAASTPWQFFTSHPEPELASAVRTGRRREFASHGWPEGDVPDPQDPETFTRSRLDWAELDKPEHASMLSFYQRLISLRRSNSDLSDPRLHAVSVQHGDQFLVMRRGDTLVVANFAGRGQGVSMPGVARRVLLATGEGVTVMRDRIELPAETAAIVAL; from the coding sequence ATGACCGAATTCTCCGTCTGGGCGCCGGACGCCACCCGGGTGCGACTGCGCCTGGCCGGCGACACCGACCACGAGATGAACGCCGCCGCTGACGGCTGGTGGCGGGTCGACGTTCCCGACGCCGGCCCCGACTACTCCTTTCTGCTGAACGACGACGAAACCCCGCTGCCCGACCCCCGTTCCCCGTGGCAGCCTGCGGGTGTGCACGGGCCGAGCCGCCGCTACGACCATCTTGCGTTCCAGTGGAGTGATTCCTCCTGGACGGGCCGGCAGCTGCCCGGCAGCATCCTCTACGAGCTGCACATCGGCACCTTCACCCCGGAGGGCACCTTCGACGCGGCCATCGACCGCCTCGACCACCTGGTGAACCTCGGCGTCGACCTGATCGAACTGCTCCCGGTCAACGCCTTCAACGGCGAACACAACTGGGGGTACGACGGCGTCTGCTGGTATGCCCCGCACGAGCCCTACGGCGGTCCCGACGGCCTGAAACGGTTCGTCGACGCCGCCCATGCCAAGGGGTTGGGGGTGATCCTCGACGTTGTCTACAACCATTTCGGGCCCTCCGGGGCCTACGCGCCGCGGTTCGGCCCCTACCTGGCCGAGCAGAGCAACAGTTGGGGCCGCTCGATCAACCTGGACGGCCCGCACTCCGACGAGGTACGCCGCTACATCATCGACAGCGTGCTCATGTGGCTGCGCGACTACCACGTCGACGGGCTGCGCCTGGACGCCGTGCACGCGTTGCCCGACACCCGGGCGGTTCCTCTGCTCGAAGAGCTGGCGGTTTCTGTTGAATCCTTGTCGACTCATCTGGGACGGCCGCTGTCGCTGATCGCGGAGTCCGACCTCAACGACCCCCGGCTGATCACCCCTCGGGAGGCTGGCGGGTTCGGGCTGCACGCCCAGTGGAACGACGACGCCCACCACGCGCTGCACACGTTGCTGACGGGGGAGCGGCAGGGCTACTACGGGGACTTCGGCTCCCTGGAGACGCTGTCGGACGTGCTGACCGGCGGGTTCTTCCACGCGGGCACCTGGTCGAGCTTCCGCAACCGGCACCACGGGCGACCGCTGGATGCGCGGGTGCCGGGGCACCGGCTCGTCGCATATCTCCAGAACCATGATCAGATCGGGAACCGGGCCACCGGGGATCGGATCTCTGCCTCGCTGTCGCCTGCGCTGGTGCGGGTCGGGGCTGTGCTGCTGCTGACCGCGCCCTTCACTCCCATGTTGTTCATGGGGGAGGAGTGGGCCGCTTCCACGCCGTGGCAGTTCTTCACGTCGCACCCGGAGCCGGAGTTGGCCTCTGCGGTGCGGACCGGGCGGCGGCGGGAGTTCGCGTCGCACGGGTGGCCGGAGGGGGACGTGCCTGACCCGCAGGACCCGGAGACGTTCACCCGGTCGCGGCTGGACTGGGCGGAGCTGGACAAGCCCGAGCATGCCTCGATGCTGTCGTTCTACCAGCGGTTGATCTCGTTGCGTCGTTCTAATTCGGACCTGTCGGATCCTCGTTTGCACGCGGTTTCTGTGCAGCACGGGGACCAGTTCCTGGTGATGCGGCGGGGGGACACGCTTGTGGTGGCGAACTTCGCTGGGCGGGGGCAAGGGGTGTCGATGCCTGGGGTGGCTCGGCGGGTGCTGCTGGCTACGGGGGAGGGGGTCACGGTGATGCGGGACCGGATCGAGCTGCCTGCGGAGACTGCGGCGATCGTGGCGCTTTGA
- a CDS encoding SDR family NAD(P)-dependent oxidoreductase, whose amino-acid sequence MLAALEAGDRVVATSRKPEALASLVAEHPERLAAVALDVTSPAQARVVVDAAARRFGSIDVVVNNAGYATSGSIEDFPEEEFRAQVEANLYGVVNVTRAALPVMRGQRSGHIVQISSIGGRVGGTPGLGAYQTAKFAVEGFSEVLANEVAPLGIKVTIVEPGGIRTGWAAGAAEPSGPITPDYAQTVGAWLDRFAQYAGNEPGDPDRMARAIVDTVDAAEPPRRLLLGSDALGIAISSEEGRIAEANSWATVSRSTDYPTA is encoded by the coding sequence GTGCTCGCAGCGCTGGAGGCCGGCGACCGGGTAGTGGCGACGTCCCGCAAGCCGGAAGCGCTGGCCTCCCTGGTGGCAGAGCACCCGGAGCGTCTCGCGGCCGTCGCCCTCGACGTCACCTCCCCGGCGCAGGCCCGAGTGGTGGTCGACGCGGCGGCGCGGCGGTTCGGCTCCATCGACGTGGTCGTCAACAACGCGGGCTACGCCACCAGCGGCTCGATCGAGGACTTCCCCGAGGAGGAATTCCGCGCGCAGGTCGAGGCGAACCTGTACGGCGTGGTCAATGTGACGAGGGCGGCCCTACCCGTGATGCGCGGGCAGCGCTCCGGGCACATCGTGCAGATCTCCTCGATCGGCGGCCGCGTTGGCGGCACCCCCGGCCTGGGTGCCTACCAGACGGCGAAGTTTGCCGTGGAGGGCTTCTCCGAGGTCCTCGCCAACGAAGTGGCTCCCTTGGGCATCAAGGTCACCATCGTCGAGCCGGGTGGTATCCGCACCGGCTGGGCCGCCGGGGCCGCCGAGCCGTCCGGTCCCATCACGCCTGACTACGCGCAGACGGTTGGCGCGTGGCTGGATCGATTCGCGCAGTATGCCGGGAACGAGCCCGGTGACCCGGATCGCATGGCCCGCGCCATCGTCGACACCGTGGACGCCGCGGAGCCTCCGCGCCGGCTGCTGCTCGGCAGCGACGCACTGGGGATCGCGATCAGCTCGGAGGAAGGCCGTATTGCGGAAGCCAACTCGTGGGCCACGGTGAGCCGGTCCACGGACTACCCCACCGCCTGA
- a CDS encoding SDR family oxidoreductase — MFLASPDAAFITGAEHIVDGGLLLGPALKNEAG, encoded by the coding sequence CTGTTCCTCGCCTCACCCGACGCCGCGTTCATCACCGGCGCCGAGCACATCGTCGACGGCGGGCTGCTCCTCGGACCCGCCCTGAAGAACGAGGCCGGATGA
- a CDS encoding AraC-like ligand-binding domain-containing protein, translating into MDVVSTTEVPVKDGFAFWREVNSKLWVPYDLRCESQWEPGFRAQVGISEFGPVQATLMTTMPHSVHRTPKLIRQADPEVFKLGCLVRGGGMITQDGQRTDFGVGDLILYDTSRPYVAEFTPDAPVSQLLLLRFPRSLLPFPPRELRRLSAVRIPGTHGIGALSSQFLLRLARHMDELSPLDAARLSTLTIDVLTAALANALDVQSAVPSHTQQRALIAQIHAFVRENLGDPRLTPDVIAAAHHISLRYLHKLFHKEGHTVAGWVRERRLEQCRRDLANPHLGARPIHSIAARWGFTSPAHFSQAFRSAYGLSPRQFREQCARVRAD; encoded by the coding sequence ATGGACGTAGTCAGCACCACCGAGGTCCCGGTCAAAGACGGGTTCGCCTTTTGGCGCGAGGTAAACTCGAAGCTCTGGGTGCCCTACGATTTGCGCTGTGAATCGCAGTGGGAGCCCGGATTTCGGGCTCAGGTCGGAATCAGCGAGTTCGGCCCCGTGCAGGCGACATTAATGACCACGATGCCGCACTCGGTCCACCGTACTCCCAAGCTCATTCGGCAGGCCGATCCCGAGGTGTTCAAGCTGGGTTGCCTTGTGCGCGGTGGCGGCATGATCACGCAAGACGGCCAGCGCACAGATTTCGGCGTGGGGGACCTGATACTGTATGACACCTCCCGGCCCTACGTTGCGGAATTCACCCCGGATGCGCCAGTTAGTCAGCTGCTGCTCCTGCGCTTCCCGCGCTCGTTACTGCCGTTTCCCCCTCGGGAGTTGCGGCGCCTGAGCGCAGTTCGCATCCCTGGCACCCACGGCATCGGCGCGTTATCTTCACAATTCCTGCTGCGCCTTGCCCGGCACATGGACGAACTCAGTCCGTTGGACGCCGCCCGGCTGTCCACCCTCACCATTGACGTGTTGACAGCGGCACTGGCCAACGCGCTGGACGTCCAAAGCGCGGTGCCCTCCCACACCCAACAGCGCGCGTTGATCGCTCAGATCCACGCCTTCGTCCGAGAGAATCTGGGCGATCCGCGCCTGACACCGGACGTGATCGCCGCAGCGCATCACATCTCGTTGCGATACCTGCACAAGCTGTTCCATAAGGAAGGGCACACGGTCGCCGGCTGGGTCCGCGAGCGTCGCCTGGAGCAGTGCCGACGCGACCTCGCCAACCCCCACCTAGGCGCTCGCCCGATCCACTCGATCGCCGCCCGGTGGGGGTTCACCAGCCCGGCGCACTTCAGCCAGGCATTCCGCAGCGCCTACGGCCTTTCGCCACGCCAGTTCCGCGAGCAGTGCGCGAGAGTGCGCGCAGACTAA
- a CDS encoding GlsB/YeaQ/YmgE family stress response membrane protein, translating to MLVTGYLGAVLIGALVGLLGRLILPGRQRIGVFATFVLGVGSAVLGTVVARALHVDDDAGVKVWVLRWDWIVLAIQVGLAIIAVALANMLTFTRLAGGDDNPRRRTRRSKTKS from the coding sequence ATGCTGGTAACCGGTTATCTCGGCGCGGTGCTCATCGGCGCCCTCGTCGGCCTGCTCGGGCGACTCATCCTGCCGGGAAGGCAGCGGATCGGCGTCTTCGCCACGTTCGTCCTCGGCGTCGGCTCGGCGGTGCTCGGCACCGTGGTCGCCCGGGCACTGCACGTCGACGACGACGCCGGTGTGAAGGTGTGGGTGCTGCGCTGGGACTGGATCGTGCTCGCGATCCAGGTCGGCCTCGCGATCATCGCCGTGGCGCTGGCGAACATGCTCACCTTCACCCGACTGGCCGGCGGTGACGACAACCCCCGTCGGCGGACCCGGCGCAGCAAGACCAAGAGCTGA
- a CDS encoding helix-turn-helix domain-containing protein: protein MVTKPDTIGARIRYWRMRRGGMTQAVLAGLAGVTQSYVSQVESGRKTIDRRSTLVALAAALQVTVADLLGQGTEPGDPARESAAECVPAIWSALIEIEDGERRPSTYTAERLTAEIARAEQLRTSCNYPAMARLLPALLLEAAAVGGTALVQVAYQAATCLRNLGYRHLALNAARLSGAVAEQADDPAWIAASRFAYAQSLPIESAPVAARAADRSLAELQVDASDERVRQMLGQLHLSAALTSSVSGRLDVARDHLAEAAREAATLGDPVDGAGFNGCGFGPTNVGLWEMSIAAEQGESGRVIELSKTVRPQVLAASIRQQSYWLDLGRALADGGRRDVEALAAFVQAERAAPIPFAINPLARDAVVTLAQRAQRRAIPDDLRLLAGRIGISLAA, encoded by the coding sequence ATGGTGACGAAGCCGGACACCATCGGCGCCAGGATTCGGTACTGGCGGATGCGCCGTGGCGGGATGACTCAGGCCGTCCTCGCCGGGCTCGCTGGCGTCACTCAGTCCTACGTGTCACAGGTCGAGTCGGGTCGGAAGACCATCGACCGTCGCTCCACTCTGGTCGCTCTAGCCGCCGCCCTCCAGGTCACGGTGGCGGACCTGCTCGGTCAGGGCACCGAGCCCGGCGACCCGGCCCGCGAGAGCGCCGCCGAGTGTGTGCCAGCCATCTGGTCCGCCCTGATCGAGATCGAGGACGGCGAGCGCCGCCCGTCGACATACACAGCGGAGCGGTTGACCGCCGAGATCGCTCGTGCCGAACAACTCCGCACGTCCTGCAACTACCCAGCGATGGCTCGTTTGCTCCCCGCGTTGCTGCTCGAAGCCGCCGCCGTGGGCGGTACCGCGCTCGTCCAGGTGGCCTACCAGGCCGCCACCTGCCTGCGGAACCTCGGATACCGCCACCTGGCCCTCAACGCTGCCCGGCTCTCCGGGGCGGTCGCGGAGCAAGCCGATGATCCAGCATGGATCGCAGCATCCCGTTTCGCCTACGCGCAGAGCTTGCCGATCGAGTCCGCCCCCGTCGCGGCCCGCGCTGCCGACCGATCTCTCGCCGAGCTTCAGGTCGATGCGTCGGACGAGCGAGTCCGGCAGATGCTCGGACAGCTTCACCTCTCCGCTGCGCTGACCTCGTCGGTGAGCGGTCGCTTGGACGTCGCACGCGACCACCTCGCTGAGGCCGCCCGCGAGGCGGCAACGCTCGGCGATCCGGTCGACGGGGCTGGCTTCAACGGCTGTGGGTTCGGACCAACCAACGTCGGGCTGTGGGAGATGTCCATCGCCGCCGAGCAGGGCGAGTCCGGCCGGGTCATCGAACTGTCGAAGACGGTCCGACCGCAGGTGCTCGCGGCTTCCATCCGCCAACAGTCTTACTGGCTCGACCTTGGCCGTGCCTTGGCGGACGGCGGCCGCCGTGACGTCGAGGCGCTGGCCGCATTCGTGCAGGCCGAGCGCGCCGCACCGATCCCGTTCGCCATCAATCCCCTTGCCCGCGATGCCGTGGTGACCCTCGCTCAGCGTGCCCAGCGCCGAGCCATCCCCGACGACCTGCGCCTACTTGCTGGCCGTATCGGCATCAGCCTCGCCGCATAA